Genomic segment of Panicum virgatum strain AP13 chromosome 2K, P.virgatum_v5, whole genome shotgun sequence:
GGGGATGCGGGGGCCTAAACATGGTGAGGCGACGGCGGCAAGGCGCGGGAGCGGCCGAGGGCGACGGCAGCTGCGCGACGCCGGCAGGGCGTGCGTGTGGGATAGGGTGCGACGGCAACTGCGCACGGGAGAGGGCACggcgtgacggcggcggcacgaggTTGAAGAAGTGCGGCAGAGGCGTGGGAGGGCGGAGGCGCGGGAACTCGCCTGGCGCGCGCGACGGGCCGATGGCGAGTCCGGCCTGCTCGGCATAGGTAGCTAGCGGGCGGGAGGAATAGCTACCCAGATAGTATAGGTGGCCAACTGGGCCGAGCCCGTtgggccggcacgggcacggtCCGAGAAAAGCACGGCCCAAACACGGCCCGGCTCGTGGCCTCGCGGGCccgtgccgtgcccgtgccaggcgccgggccgtgcctgggccgcaaTCCCGGCCCGTGGCACTAGCACGGGCCCGACCCGGCTAAGGCATCAGCACGGGGCGGCCCGTCGCTCCCCCCTCCCATCCTTCTCGCGACAACCGACAGGCGACTCGCCGCTCACGTcgctcctctcccctcccccaccccgccgccgccgcgccgctccccctCCGGCCGCAGCGCCGCTCCCCCCTCCGGCCGGATCCGCAGCGCCGCTCCCTTCCTCCCGTCCGCGAGCTCGGACCTCGCCTCCGTCCGCGACCTCGGACCTCGCCCccggacgccgccgtcgccccctccgCAGCCTCGCCTTCGCACGGCTGCTCTGCTCGGCCTCCTCGCCTTGGCTGCGGCGGCCGCCACGAGGGCCGGGGCGCAGCCGGCGTGCGACCTCGGTGGCGGCGTCTCCTGCCTCTGCCGCGTCGCGTCGCCGGCCAGCCGCAGCTCGTCCTCGcctacctcgccgccgccgccaagggccgccgccgcccccacccgtCGCCTGTGCGGCTGCGCCGGTCTTCCCCGCCATGgtccgccccggccgccgccgctcgggcctGCCGTGCTGCCGTGCCTAGGAGCACGGCTCGGCACGCCGGCGCCCTCGTAGGCCCGTGCCCGGGCCGGGATGTCGGCACGGCGGCACtacgcggcacggcacggcggcgccgccgtgctccggcgTGCCGTGCCTCcccgtgcccgtgccgtgcGGCCCGGTTGGCCACCTATACCAGATAGAGAAGCGAGTCCGATAGAAGGTCTGTTGGAACTCTGTTTTAGAGTTAACTTTTCATTTTTTACATAACAAAACAAGTTTAGTTaaactgttggagttgctctaaaagTAGAACATGATTAGCAGCACCAACCGTCAAGTCATCTTCAATCCTGCTTTCATCATGAGAAGATCTCAACAAGCTTGCTGAAGTCAGCAAGGTTGTGATGAGTGGTTCACATCGTATCACTATGCCTGAGCATGCACATAGCATCACATCTCCTACAAACAATCATAATTTCCATGTTTCCATTACACATTAGTGATGATCAAATAAGATCTACAGACTTGAGCGTACTGTATATTCACCCTTGAATGAAgcaatggagaaaacactcTGAGACAAATTTACAACAACTCGTTTGCTGAGTTCACTCCAGACACCTTGACCAGAATCATTTGAATCACCAAATTGTACTTCAAAAGGATCCATCCAACCCCTGTGCACTGATCAAAGAAACAGGGTACAAAACATTTTTTACCACTACACTGTGAAGACGTGAAAGAACTGAATTCATGAGAACAAAGGAATAATTGAAAGCAATGACTATAGCGATTCATGTTGTGAAATTTTCTTTGCTTCTTACTTTCACTACCTTCTCCTTCGGAACAACCTTCTTGCTTATATTTCAACATTCCACCTCCAGCAGAAGAACAATAAGCAAATATCACATCACCATAAAGATGTGAAAGGTTGTAAAGACTAAAGAATGCTGGGCAGTCACATACATAAGTACAAGGTCGTGGAGCCCTGACTGCTATTGTATTAAGAACTACTGTGTATTCTCATGGAAGAACAGATATCGTGTCCGAATTCGACACAAAGTAGTCTATAACTGAGTGTGAAAGATCAGTGCAAACCAGTATCGCTAGGCTAGAACAGATAAACTGTAAAAGATACATTAGCCACTGGCAGGCAGCAGGCAGTGGAATTCCTGACCAAGTCCACCAATCATCCAAATTTCTTAAGAGTTTCAGGATAAAAAAAGTAGCATAATATTACCTACCACTTAAATTACTACGAGAAAAGCAACTATAACCTAAATTCATAACTGGGTTCAATCGATCTTGCGCGGGCTAGCTgaagaagagccaccaaagagcAAACTAATCTGCTACCAACTGCCGGGAAGACGCAAGAGTTGGATTCACCAGCAGCTAAAGGATCTCCTATGCAAAACTAGGCAAAATTTGAGTACGATCGATCCATGAGGGGAAATTAGGGTTCCTTACCAAGCATATTGGCGCATAGCGAGGGCTGCTCCGCATCTAGGACTGCACGCAGAGAAACATGAATGGTCAAGACCGCAATGTTAAAGAGAGCTCGTCGACCAATGGGGCACGCTTACCCCTTCCGGCGGGCAAGTTCCTAGGCCTTGCCAAGTTCATAAGCGCCGATGCCCTCCAAGGCTCCAGGTTCCTCAGGGGCTACTGCGTGCTCCAGAAACCACGCACCAGGATGTGCTCAGGGGGAAAGTGTGATGTGGATGAGCACAAGGCACGATCTCTTCATACTCTCCCGCTCCTCTTCCCCTTTTCCGGCCGAGCCTGCTTCTCCAAGGAAAATCGTCGCCGTCGCTCTACCTCTCCCCAAATCCTCAAACCACCAGGATATGCGATCCATTTTACCCGTTGTGGCGCCAATTCATACAGGAAGGTCCCAAACAAATGGATCGACGCAGAAGAACATGAACAGAACCTAACCTGTGATGGCGCGGCCGATCGCTGATGGCTTCCTGTGCGGCTGTGCCCGGCCCTCGATCGTGgatgccgcggcgccggcgagaggGTTTTGGGCGGCGCTGCACCGGACGGCGAGGGCGGACAAGCGAGGCGCGAGGGTTTAGGGCGATGGACGGTTCGGGATGCAAAGCGGACGGACGGCGTCGCTTGAGGATGCGCAAAACCAGACGATAATTGAAACAAGAGCGGAAGGAAATTATCTGAGCGGCCACGATCGGCGGAGCGCGAGACGATCCATGgcgcgacccccccccccccccccccccccccccggcccggTTCCCGCCGCCATTCTATTTCCTCACACCCCCATACCCCTACCCCTCCCGGCTCCCGCCGCCAAGCTATCTCCTCACACCCCGCCGCCAAGCTTCAAGTGGCGATGTTGATGCAGAGCCTTACAAGGTCGATTATTGGTCTCTGCTGTCATGCTAGCGGCGGCAGAGCCAGAGCCAGAGCCGGCTCCGCTCCGCCTCGCTGGTGGCCTCCAGCCCTTTCGCGACGACATGCTTCGCTCATCGATTCAACATCAGCCCATTCTGATCGTCTTTCCGGGTCTGTTCTGTCCTCATTCCAATTCTTAATTACGAACATGCATGTATCGTAATAATAATCCAGAGCCCTGTGTTGAACCCTTGGATCTGGATTGCGCCAAATTTTTTTGTTGATTTATTGAGAGAAAGGAAACTAAAGTTTGGTATTTGTTCGATGCCCTTTGTGTCTCTCTCCTTTCTCAATCCAAATGATGCGCGCCTtaggaaaaagaagaaattaGTATTTATTGGAATAAAAATGATATTTGAACCAGAATTTGAAATGTAGATTGATTTCAGCTTTGGTATTAATACAGTTATAACTTTTAATCCCAGGTTCTGCGATACCTAGTAGTATTCATCTTAAGATTGACCTTTTATGTTTTGTTGTGATAGACCTTTTACGTTCTGTTGTGATAGATTTTGCAAACCCTGTGACAAGAACAAACCGAACAAGCTAAACTCGACCATTCCTCCGGCTTGTACTACTACCGAAGGCATAGATACCGCAAAGATGAGGAAGAAGGTAACAAATGAGAAGAAGCTATCCAATGCGGAGAAGGTAAACAATGCAGTCATGGATAACAATCTCACAGAAGCGGATTATATATTTTTCCCATCTATCATTGCAAATAGTAGCCACCGTGATGGAGCTATATACAAGAACAAGCTTTTAAAGGAAAACTGGTACGATATCGACATTAATGACCGCACCGAGAGTATGTATCCAAATGATCATTTTTGTTGCAGAATTTTTCATATTCTCGAAATGAGTATTTTTGCACAATTCTATATTGGTGAACCTGTGGACAGCACGAGGGATACCTCGAGTCTATTTCATAATTGAACTCGTTCTGCCAAAGCCTCAGACTTGGAATATCCAAATTGGATCAAGTTGATGGATTGATTTTATGCCTATTTCACAATATGGGCATGAACTAGATACCCTTCTTTTCTTAGGGCATTTGACAATGCATTTGGTTGATTAATATATTTCTACTTAAGTTTTGAGGTTATATCGGCACCGTTTTTTTTAGCTTTTATGTTATATACTTGACCAAGCTATTTTTCTCTAATTTTGGTAAAAACACATGCATAAAGAAATTTCTAGGATCATAAACTAACGCTTGTGTTTTTTATGAAACATATTGACGTTTTTCAATGTGTATGTTAGTTAACTGGCAATGTTATTGGCATTTCTCCATGTGACTTAGGTTCTGACTTCGGTTCTCTCCAACTCAGCGCAATATAggacatataattttttttactattttatagtaatATATCTACTGTATGAACTAACAATTATCATATATTATGTAATCTTTGGTGAAGCTCGGTTGGAGCCCATGATGTTCTCGAAGCCAACCAAAGGGCTGTATTTTCCAAGAAACATGTTTCAGTTTTTCTTAGTGACACTGGCTGAGTGTTCCATCAGCAATGACTCAATACCACTGTATGGGTACATAGCAGCACGGGATGATCGGGATGGCAAGCGGAACTATGTTTTAAATCGTAGTAGAGATGATCCCATCAATGTGCAGAAGGTACAATTCTATATCTAGGTGCAGTGTCTTAAGTTAGCAAATTTTCAGGTAGCAGTTATGGAGAATAATAGGCAATTAGGAGGTTAATGACTAGTAATTGGGAGTTACACGACGATGTGCTGCTGTTCTGCATCTGAGATACACGACGATGTCATGGAATGAGATGCAGCACCAGCTAccgctaggggtggtaaagggtccaacattttgaactagaaaatctaaggatcggacCCTAAAAGGACCGgactctaaacatatgtatttttgaactaaaaattttaagagccctattgggctgtgaagaggccactagggccatggcccattaccacccctagctacCGCTCGTGATGAGCACCTGCACCGCTGCCACATTCTAGGTGTGCGCCGTCGCAGGGTATGCAACGCCTTTGATGCTGTCGCGTCGCAGGGTATGCAACGCCTTTGATGCTGTCGCTGTGAATGGAGTCTGGACCGAGTGGACAATGGATGTGCCGTGATGTGCGTAGGCAAAGTCAGAGAAAGCAGCGCAGAGGTGGGACGGGGACGTGGCTGCGACAGCGGGAAGGGACTATGAGAGGCGTTGGGAAAGACACAGCAAGCTCAGGAAGGGTCTAGAAAACGAGCTTGTGTGTGGATCTGGTCGAAGATCTGGTCGAATGGTTTGATGAACAAGCGGAGAAGGAATCGGAAGGTGGATAAAATGGAATTACATGGCCCGATGAGGAGCCGGACTATGCGGAATGACATCGTCCTATAGAGATCTGACACATGCACTTATTACTTTAAACATAGGGCCTAAGGCGACAGCACAATACATCACAAAATTCTTTTAACAGTCCGAGCACGACAAATATCTTTAGCTCTTTCAAGTATAAACATCATTTAGCTAGACATCTTATTTTTGAAACTGAAATTTCATCAATTCACCAACAGATAGTTTTAAGTTGTTGATGGTGGCTCGATCGTGTATGTCTTTTGAGCTGAAATTATTTTGTTTTGTAAGATAAGAGTTTAGGATTCATGCCTTTGATGGAGAATTGTCCATACAAAGGTAGTTAGGACAGTTTCTAGTTTCAgatatttctatttttctttatagAGCTGCTAAATAATGATAACAATAATTTTACAGGGTTCTCTCATTCAAATGACTGGCCCTAAGAGAGGCATTGAAATGGTTTCCCCTGTTTTATTAGAGTTTGATATGAGGATAAAAAATGGagggcaagaggaggaggatctGCAGTTGATAGATGGAGCAATAAAATGCATGATGGAACTCATGTCGTGGAAACCAATCAAACACCGCATTGAGGGCAATTGTGGTGCTGTTGACATATCTTTAGCGTGTATTGATTTCGCGGTTGAGGCAACGATAGAAGTTGTCATATCAGAAGTTCATACTTGCTTGAGTTTATCCATGGGTTCCTttgtatatgtttttttttttgaggggtcaaCGGAGGGGGAGAGAATCCCCCACCtgaatcattttatatattACGGTGGCCCTGAATGACCAAATGGGATATGGTTACATTTCTATAGCAGTTTTACATTGCCAATGAAAAAATAGAACACCAATGGTCGCCTATACATCTGGCATCACGTGGTAGACGACAGCACCACGCCCTAGCCTCGGCCTTGCAGGCTTGCAGGGTCTGTCGTAGCGTCGTTGTTTCTTGCCTGAAGACAATGTTATTTCTTCGTTTCCAAAGCTGCCAGCAGCATATAAGTGTAAAGGTTTCATAGTGAACTGCCTCAATTGTTGCCGGCCGTGGAAGTTTCCGCAAGTCATGGACGGAGAAGTCTGCTGGTATGACAACTCCCAGGGATCTCCAGAGAGACGCCGCAAATGCACAGTGCAAGATCAGTCGTGTGGCTTGAGAAGGTTTGTGGTTGCAGTTACGTATGGTGATCTGATGATATTGAAATTCAAGTTGGGCAACAATAACGCCGAACGCCATCGTTCGTTTAAAGCTAAGCTATATGGATGTTCTAGCAGGCGGATAAAGCACGACCTGGCTAACATCTCGGTGAAGGTGACTTGGTCCACTATTTGAACGTCAAAAGACGGAAATTCAGAAGATTATGTCTGCTGTCACTTGGGTACGGTGATGGTGCTGAAGTTAGGTATGAACAATGTTAAGCGTTATCGTCTTTAAAACTAAGCTATATGGATGTGTTAGTGGATCGACAAATCTTTGGCACGCTTCCGTCATGGGAATAATGTGATTTGGTCCACTATTTGAATTTCGTCTGCAATATAAGTGCTCTTTAATATAGCACTGCCAATGCGTCACATAAGTTGTATTTGGTTGCATGTATCATCTGAACTGATATATGAAATGGTTAAAGATCAATAGTTATTTTGTTTGGTTGGTTGGACTGTGCCAACTTATCCAGAATGATAGTATCTCACTTAGTATAACAATTGTaatgtcccgcctccccgaggccgggcccgcttacatctggcagcttaaCTAGGACACAGACTAttctcacagaccaacacatatcttttctacacactttgtcctcactcgtgcgcacccgaaaataatttcccggtcggtcacccattctcaatttgctccgggccaagcacgcttaacctcggagttctttggagaccggcttctgaaaaagaagttgcaacttgttgatatgagtatcctattaagccctgggtcgGGGTGCCACGACAATTTACTAAGAGGGGTGAAGGGTGAACTCTATGGTTCAAGCAAATTCATTGAAGGATACGGTAAAGCAGAGAGATTACAGGCCGCCCATTATCCCCTGCCTTCGTAAAGGATACGGTGAAGCCTACTAGGAATGCCGTTCTTGTCGTGAAGGATACGGTGCTGTCTTGATGCACcaccttctttttctgatctGTGCGAAAGGAGAGACGACGGACTCGACGGTCGGCTATTTATAAGGACGACGAGCTCGCGAATGATGTGCCTGCACCAAAGACCAAACTACACCAAAGTATTGGTACCGATTACCAAAACCACAGGTTCAACTGCTCTCTTCTCCGCCGCACAGGCACAGCACACTGTTGGTCGAGggcaaccggcggcggcggtcagcaTGTCCTTTGAAGGTGGTACTCTAACCCTTACATCCGAGCGCATTGATCTTGTTTATCCCccacgccacctcctcctccaagaTCTAGCTCACTCTTGTAGATTGCCTGAAGTAACTTAGTATTCAGAAACAGAGGTAGCTAGTCTTTTACGTGCCTTTTGAAAGTAATTTCTCTTTTCACAAGATTGCTCATCCTTGTAGTTTAATTATCTGAAAATAGTTTTCCACGTACATCTTCAAAATAAGGCTCCCGGACTGTCAGGCTGCAACTCTATGTTTAAACCTGTCCTACTAAAATGTGCTGTGTGGCTTGAGAGGGATATAATGCCATGATTTTTCATGAGTACTAAAGGCTGGCCTTTGCGTCAATGTACTATTGCAGACAAAAGCATCTAGACTAGCCTGGCTTGCATTGTGCTGGTGGGTAGATTCAACTTATATAAATTAAGTTCCATTTTTCTGCTGAGGAAATGAGGCATGCTGCTTCCTCCTGCATTTGTTCCTTGGTTTTCTCTGTCTCCTCCCTGCATTTTTCTCTGCTTCCTCATGACCCCGAGCGAGGTTGTCTCTCGACACCCGACAGGCATAGGCTGTTGTTCTTCGATCCCTTCCTGCACGCATCGTATAGCTGTCTGTTCCACTTCTgaatttttcctcttggatcagGTGATGACGATGATGTCCCTGTCCCGCCTTAGACGGTGCTGGTTCAGAAGACATACAACAAGCACCACCTTTCAGCAGTTCGCATAACGCTCAGGGGCGGGAAGCGAGGCGTGCCACATGGCGCCGGTTTTATTTGTGGTTCACAACGAGGGGACATCATGCTTGTTATTAACCTGTGAGGCTAGTTTCAGTGgaagtgtcatcgacacagttttCAAGATTGAAAATTTAATAACTGTGTCAggggagtgtcatggtgatgacacttctCTCACATTTTATGACACTCATCTCTCATCTCTCCTCGTACTATTAGTTTatattagcaaatttaatgtcgATGACACTCACACTGAGATTAGTCTGACCACGTGATACAAGAGAGCTATCGGTGCAATCTGATGCAGGCAGTCGATGCACAACACCGAAGCCAGTGATCTTGCTTTGCTCCATGTCCGTGCAGGTGTCGTGCCCGAGTCAGGGGCGGAGGCAGCACTGGGTctagggggctccagcccccctccccctctttaATTATTTTTGGATCCGCTACTGGCCCGAGTGTAGCCCTTTGGAGTTCTCCGATGAGACTGATCTATCCGGGAGAGATGTTGTCCCTCCTCGGCTACTTCGGTGTTGACAGTGGCTCCTTGCTTACTACGCCGGCATCATCGTACGGCAAGATCAACTTCAACTTCAAATCTGAGTTGGGAATGAGCCTTGCTTGCAGTCACTTCAGCAACCGTGAAATCGGTGCTCAAGGGATGGCTTGGGACTGGCAACGAGGTACGTGAACAAATAAATTGGCTTCATTTTATTGGTTGCTGCAAGCGTGAAACTGATCGAAAAAAGTAACATATATAGCAAACAAAGAACTAATTTTGCCTTAGGTTTGAtatgattattttttttatggtcAACGGATTCATTCATTCATGGCCCAAAACGGCCCGTAGCATGTCAGAATACATTTTGGCGAACCAGTTCTCGTAAGCTGTTACATAAATGCCGTTGTTTATACTTGTCTCTTTTGCTGGTTCAGGACATGGCAATCAAGGAGATGCTTCAGCTGATTGCTGATGGGGCCCAAACCTAGAACCGCAGGATCTCACGCACCAGTACTGAGGAGCGAGGTAAACGCAGATTTTCCATCTTCCATCGTCATCGCACTCTTTTTGATCAGTTTGTTCCATCGGCGGTCTCATCGCGCATACGCGCGCACATCACATCAAAACAAATCCCATGAGTGCCAAACTGcactttattttttatttttttgtggtAGTACATACATGTACATGTAAGCGAAAAATCCTAATACTGCCATTCTCTTTTTTCCCCTTATTTGAGAAAAAACACAGTACCGCCAGAATCGAAGTTATTATCCAGATTGCACAAGGATTATCTAACATCAGCAAGCTCTTCCCCTTGCTCGTCCTCCACCTCCATGAACGGCTCTTGGCTACTTGGCTCGGATCGGCCGTGTAACGTGATTACTCTAGCTCCTCCGAGCTGAGCGAGCTCTCTACCACCGGATCGGAGTACGTGCCTCGCTGTTCCTGCGCACGGTGCCGGTGGCCCGCGTCGATACGGCGATAGGTGAGGCCTCCGATGaggggggtgtttagttggtgaaatttttttgtccAAGTGTTACGTCAATAGCTTGactagatgtcgggagggtttttcggacactaattaaaaaattaatttcagaactcacttgaaaaccgcgagacgaatcttttgaggcctttgaccgcatcattagcaaatgtgggttactgtagcacttatggctaatcatgcactaattaagtttaaaagattcgtctcgtcgtgtacatccaaactgtgtaattagttttgttatttagttACAtctagtgcttcatacatgtgtttaaaggggaggtgaaaattttttggcgaaaatttttaggaactaaacggcccctgaaTTCACGGAAGGAGGTCGCCGCGAAATTTAAAtgctccagcggcggcggggatcgtTACGCGTACGGCCGGGGGACCGGGAGCGGAAGGGGTGTG
This window contains:
- the LOC120696070 gene encoding uncharacterized protein LOC120696070, whose product is MNLARPRNLPAGRVLDAEQPSLCANMLVHRGWMDPFEVQFGDSNDSGQGVWSELSKRVVVNLSQSVFSIASFKGDVMLCACSGIVIRCEPLITTLLTSASLLRSSHDESRIEDDLTVGAANHVLLLEQLQQFN
- the LOC120695369 gene encoding uncharacterized protein LOC120695369 encodes the protein MRKKVTNEKKLSNAEKVNNAVMDNNLTEADYIFFPSIIANSSHRDGAIYKNKLLKENWYDIDINDRTEMTLAECSISNDSIPLYGYIAARDDRDGKRNYVLNRSRDDPINVQKGSLIQMTGPKRGIEMVSPVLLEFDMRIKNGGQEEEDLQLIDGAIKCMMELMSWKPIKHRIEGNCGAVDISLACIDFAVEATIEVVISEGSPERRRKCTVQDQSCGLRRFVVAVTYGDLMILKFKLGNNNAERHRSFKAKLYGCSSRRIKHDLANISVKVTWSTI